One window from the genome of Echinicola vietnamensis DSM 17526 encodes:
- a CDS encoding peptidylprolyl isomerase, producing MNNLTKTLAVILCFLSTITVYAQEKDSTSTEESKPSGQILDKIIAKVDNYIILESDLQKSYLEAISQSQQGFEAPSRCEVFESLLVNKLMLAKAEIDSVIVTDAEVVMDVNQRFNMVLQQFGGNEETLVEAYGKTAEQLKSEIHDMVKEQKTIAKMRSSIVQSMSVSPAEVREFYNKIPKDSLPFFSAEVSVGQIVKKPEPSRKEKDRVIKQLSDIKQRILDGEVDFASMAIKYSEDPGSKNQGGDLGFFRKGELAPEYEAMALSLREGEIGDPVESQFGIHLIQLLERRTDSYNTRHILIKPRPTEQDIAAAERELDSLRHLIELDSMSFAKAAKDFSEDRNTSDNGGFFSDPTTGANRLSARTLEDPILYFTIDTMQVGTISHALRYEEQNQRTGEPEKAVRLLYFKNEYPAHRANLEDDYEKLKAATKKQKESEALEDWFKIAKEEVYIDIDPAYDRCNALKEED from the coding sequence ATGAATAACCTTACTAAAACGCTGGCCGTTATTTTATGCTTTTTGAGCACTATTACAGTTTATGCTCAGGAGAAAGACAGTACCAGTACGGAAGAAAGCAAGCCATCCGGGCAGATATTGGATAAAATCATTGCCAAAGTAGATAATTATATCATTCTGGAATCAGACCTTCAGAAGTCCTATTTGGAGGCTATTTCCCAGTCCCAGCAGGGCTTTGAAGCTCCTTCCCGATGTGAAGTGTTTGAATCTTTGCTGGTCAATAAATTGATGCTTGCAAAAGCTGAAATAGACTCAGTAATCGTTACCGACGCGGAAGTGGTGATGGATGTGAACCAACGGTTCAATATGGTATTGCAGCAGTTTGGAGGGAATGAGGAAACCTTAGTGGAGGCCTATGGCAAGACGGCAGAGCAGCTAAAATCTGAGATCCATGATATGGTAAAAGAGCAAAAGACCATCGCTAAGATGAGGAGTTCTATTGTCCAAAGCATGTCTGTTTCTCCTGCTGAGGTGAGGGAATTTTACAATAAGATTCCCAAAGATTCACTCCCCTTCTTCTCTGCTGAAGTTTCTGTAGGACAAATCGTCAAAAAGCCAGAGCCAAGCAGGAAAGAAAAAGACCGGGTGATCAAGCAATTGAGCGATATCAAGCAGCGCATCCTCGATGGTGAGGTGGATTTTGCCTCTATGGCCATCAAATATTCCGAAGATCCCGGATCAAAGAACCAAGGAGGGGATTTGGGCTTTTTCCGAAAAGGGGAGTTGGCGCCGGAATATGAGGCGATGGCCCTTAGCCTCCGGGAGGGAGAAATCGGAGATCCTGTGGAATCCCAATTTGGAATCCATTTGATCCAGTTGCTGGAAAGGCGGACCGATTCTTATAATACCCGACATATTCTCATCAAGCCAAGGCCCACCGAGCAGGACATCGCTGCTGCCGAACGGGAGTTGGACAGTCTGAGGCATTTGATCGAATTGGACAGTATGAGCTTTGCCAAGGCAGCAAAGGATTTTTCTGAAGATAGGAATACGTCCGATAATGGTGGGTTCTTCTCTGACCCCACGACAGGAGCAAATAGGCTTTCTGCAAGGACACTTGAGGACCCTATCTTGTATTTTACGATAGATACCATGCAAGTAGGAACCATCAGCCATGCTTTACGCTATGAAGAGCAAAATCAGCGTACTGGTGAGCCAGAAAAGGCCGTTAGGCTGCTTTACTTTAAAAACGAGTATCCTGCTCACCGGGCCAATTTGGAGGATGATTATGAAAAGCTCAAGGCAGCTACCAAAAAGCAGAAAGAATCCGAGGCACTGGAGGATTGGTTTAAAATAGCCAAAGAAGAAGTTTACATCGATATTGATCCAGCCTATGATCGGTGCAATGCCCTTAAAGAGGAGGATTGA
- a CDS encoding STAS domain-containing protein — protein sequence MLTISKKQEDNHMLLLLDGQVDASNSVELDEAIHEVVGQGHKKILVDGSELAYISSAGLGVFMSYLEEFEEQGIHFLIYGLSEKVANVFHILGLDQLITIKSSKEEALETIHEA from the coding sequence ATGTTGACGATTAGTAAGAAGCAAGAAGACAATCATATGCTCCTCCTCCTTGACGGGCAGGTGGATGCCAGTAACTCTGTGGAGCTGGATGAGGCGATACATGAAGTGGTGGGCCAAGGCCACAAAAAAATCTTGGTAGACGGCAGTGAGTTAGCCTATATTTCCTCAGCAGGTTTAGGTGTCTTTATGTCCTATCTGGAGGAGTTTGAAGAGCAGGGGATCCATTTTTTGATTTACGGGCTGTCAGAGAAAGTAGCCAATGTATTCCATATCCTGGGCTTGGACCAGCTGATCACCATCAAATCAAGTAAGGAAGAGGCTTTAGAGACCATCCATGAAGCATGA
- a CDS encoding DUF4197 domain-containing protein gives MQKCVMAGIVAILSLMMSCTTAEVNKFIQGATEASLSEGDVSNGLKEALQKGISEGVDIAGKQDGYLGNELLRIGLPEDVQKVESTLRTIGLGGEVDKVITTINRGAEDAAKEAKPIFINAIKQMTIQDAWTILKGEDDAATRYLQRTTTDQLTALFKPHVQESLDKVGATRYYGDLVNSYNTFPTTQKKLDPDLNSYVTDKAIEGLFKLIAEEEKAIRENPLERTSSILKRVFAAQD, from the coding sequence ATGCAAAAATGTGTAATGGCCGGTATCGTGGCCATCCTAAGCCTGATGATGAGCTGCACCACAGCCGAGGTGAACAAATTTATCCAAGGAGCCACTGAAGCCAGCCTCTCAGAAGGAGATGTCAGCAATGGGCTGAAAGAAGCCCTGCAAAAAGGCATTTCCGAAGGGGTCGACATCGCAGGAAAGCAAGATGGCTATTTGGGAAATGAGCTGCTGCGCATCGGATTACCGGAAGATGTCCAAAAGGTGGAAAGCACACTGCGTACGATTGGCCTTGGAGGAGAAGTGGACAAGGTCATCACCACCATCAATCGCGGGGCAGAAGACGCTGCAAAAGAAGCCAAACCTATTTTTATCAATGCGATCAAACAAATGACCATCCAAGATGCTTGGACCATCCTTAAAGGAGAAGATGATGCGGCTACCCGCTATTTACAGCGAACCACTACGGATCAATTGACGGCCCTGTTCAAGCCACATGTCCAGGAATCGTTGGACAAGGTGGGGGCCACGCGATACTATGGTGACTTGGTCAACAGCTACAACACTTTCCCCACGACCCAAAAGAAGCTGGATCCGGACTTAAACAGTTATGTGACGGACAAAGCCATAGAGGGATTGTTTAAATTGATCGCTGAAGAGGAAAAGGCGATCCGCGAAAATCCGCTGGAACGGACCAGCAGCATTCTAAAAAGAGTATTTGCTGCGCAGGACTAA
- a CDS encoding ATP-binding protein, whose amino-acid sequence MKHELRLYCEKTKLADLRDFLVKELSHSNLTEVLKNELVLAVEEVCANRIIHTHGCNPSNHLHVGVQQHDDRIIFEITDNGEPFDILDYKTPDLKEVIKERQKNKAGGGVGIMLVKRIMDTIEIESHPSWYKVRLIKQLNSK is encoded by the coding sequence ATGAAGCATGAGCTAAGACTATATTGTGAAAAGACCAAGCTGGCTGATCTAAGGGATTTCTTGGTCAAAGAGCTTTCCCACTCCAACCTTACTGAAGTGCTGAAGAACGAATTGGTGCTGGCCGTGGAAGAGGTGTGTGCCAATCGCATTATCCACACCCATGGCTGCAATCCATCTAACCACCTTCATGTAGGAGTTCAGCAGCATGACGACCGGATCATTTTTGAAATTACAGACAATGGCGAGCCCTTTGATATTTTGGACTATAAGACCCCCGATCTTAAGGAAGTCATCAAGGAAAGGCAAAAAAACAAAGCTGGAGGAGGAGTAGGCATTATGCTGGTAAAACGCATCATGGATACCATTGAAATAGAATCACACCCATCTTGGTACAAGGTAAGACTCATCAAGCAATTGAATTCCAAATAA
- the pheS gene encoding phenylalanine--tRNA ligase subunit alpha, with protein sequence MHQDKIEALKIEIAGAEASNPEELEAFRMRYISKKSVVAALFAEMKNVPNDQKKAYGQLVNSVKQAAEEKFKALIDKVNEGERTSKSAAIDLTLPATNQPVGGIHPLTATRQRIIEIFERIGFNLSEGPEIEDDWHNFTALNFPENHPAREMQDTFFIEKNPDIALRTHTSSVQVRVMENQKPPIRTLSPGRVFRNEAISARAHCIFHQVEGLYVDENVGFADLKQTLYHFAKEMFGKETKVRFRPSYFPFTEPSAEIDISCLLCGGEGCNVCKGTGWVEIGGSGMVDPNVLKNCGIDPEKYTGFAFGMGIERIAMLKYQIKDLRLFTENDIRFLKQFKPLL encoded by the coding sequence ATGCATCAGGATAAAATTGAAGCATTAAAAATAGAAATTGCCGGGGCAGAAGCCAGCAATCCAGAAGAACTGGAAGCATTTAGAATGCGGTACATCAGTAAAAAAAGTGTGGTAGCAGCACTTTTTGCTGAAATGAAAAATGTGCCCAATGATCAAAAAAAGGCCTATGGCCAACTGGTCAATAGCGTAAAACAAGCTGCTGAGGAAAAGTTCAAAGCATTGATCGACAAGGTCAATGAAGGCGAGCGCACCTCCAAGTCCGCTGCTATAGACTTGACACTCCCTGCCACTAACCAGCCCGTAGGCGGCATCCACCCGCTAACCGCTACCCGTCAGCGGATCATTGAAATATTCGAAAGAATAGGATTCAATTTATCCGAAGGGCCAGAAATAGAAGATGATTGGCACAATTTTACTGCATTGAACTTCCCAGAAAACCATCCAGCGAGGGAGATGCAGGACACCTTCTTTATCGAAAAAAATCCAGACATTGCCTTGCGGACACATACCTCTTCTGTTCAGGTAAGGGTGATGGAAAACCAAAAACCTCCCATTCGGACATTATCCCCGGGAAGGGTTTTCCGAAACGAAGCCATTTCGGCAAGGGCGCATTGTATCTTCCATCAAGTGGAAGGGCTGTATGTGGACGAAAACGTCGGTTTTGCAGATTTGAAGCAAACCCTTTACCACTTTGCCAAGGAAATGTTTGGCAAAGAAACCAAAGTTCGTTTTCGCCCGTCGTACTTTCCCTTTACAGAACCAAGTGCTGAGATCGACATATCCTGCTTGCTTTGCGGGGGCGAAGGCTGTAATGTCTGCAAAGGAACCGGCTGGGTAGAAATCGGAGGATCGGGCATGGTGGATCCGAATGTCCTGAAAAATTGTGGCATTGACCCTGAAAAATATACGGGATTTGCTTTCGGAATGGGCATCGAACGGATCGCCATGCTGAAATACCAAATCAAGGATTTAAGGTTATTTACCGAAAACGACATCCGTTTCCTGAAACAGTTCAAACCCTTACTTTAA
- a CDS encoding IS110 family transposase produces the protein MSSQIEFEQVIQRGCGLDVHQKTVVATVSGIDVEIDTRTFGTFTAQIEELKTWLNSLSITHIAMESTGVYWKPVYNILEEDFKIILVNARHIKNVPGHKTDKKDSEWIAKLLLSGLLKGSFVPTEWIRELRDLCRYKRKLIAQRVAQRNRLHKILEDANIKLASVASDIFGVTGTLIIDALIRKQDDPEYLANLAKGSLRKKMADLKLSLQGRLTEHHRFMLATLRDSIDSINAQIGHIEARIERYAVELQQEVDLLQTIPGIGKETAMNILAESGNDMEVFPDHKHLASWAGVSPGNNESAGKKKSTRITHGNKYLKTALVEAAWAASHTKDTYLGRKYGAIAARRGSKKALIAVAHKILTGLYYILKNKEPYLEPDDTTYQEKRKQAQIKKSLERLRGLGVQVDIRPN, from the coding sequence ATGTCATCACAAATTGAATTCGAACAGGTGATCCAGCGGGGCTGTGGCCTCGATGTTCACCAAAAGACGGTAGTGGCCACAGTCAGTGGCATTGACGTTGAGATTGATACCCGTACCTTCGGGACCTTTACTGCTCAGATCGAGGAGCTTAAAACATGGCTGAATTCCCTTTCCATTACCCACATTGCGATGGAAAGTACCGGAGTTTATTGGAAACCTGTCTACAACATCCTGGAAGAGGATTTTAAGATTATCCTGGTAAATGCCCGGCATATCAAGAATGTTCCCGGTCATAAGACAGATAAGAAAGACAGTGAATGGATTGCCAAATTGCTTCTAAGCGGTCTGTTAAAGGGGAGCTTTGTCCCTACCGAGTGGATAAGAGAGCTACGTGATCTTTGCAGGTATAAACGTAAGCTGATCGCACAGCGGGTCGCCCAACGCAACAGGTTGCATAAAATCCTGGAAGATGCCAATATCAAACTGGCCTCAGTGGCTTCGGATATCTTTGGGGTCACAGGTACGCTCATCATAGATGCCTTGATCCGGAAACAGGATGATCCTGAATACCTGGCCAACCTTGCCAAAGGTTCCTTGCGCAAAAAGATGGCGGACCTCAAACTTTCTCTGCAGGGAAGACTCACCGAACATCACCGGTTCATGCTGGCCACACTCCGTGATTCCATTGATTCGATCAACGCCCAGATCGGGCACATCGAGGCTAGAATTGAGCGTTATGCAGTCGAGCTTCAACAAGAGGTCGATTTACTCCAGACCATACCCGGAATAGGTAAAGAAACCGCCATGAATATCCTGGCCGAGTCAGGCAATGACATGGAGGTTTTTCCTGATCACAAACACCTGGCATCATGGGCAGGTGTCTCCCCGGGCAACAACGAAAGTGCAGGCAAGAAGAAGTCAACCCGCATCACACATGGGAACAAATACTTGAAAACTGCATTGGTCGAAGCTGCTTGGGCCGCATCACACACAAAGGACACCTATTTGGGCCGCAAATATGGGGCAATAGCTGCTCGCCGCGGATCTAAAAAGGCCCTGATTGCCGTAGCTCATAAAATCTTGACCGGACTGTATTACATCCTCAAAAACAAGGAGCCCTACCTAGAGCCTGACGATACAACCTATCAGGAAAAAAGAAAGCAGGCGCAGATTAAGAAATCCTTAGAGCGCCTGCGCGGGCTCGGAGTCCAAGTGGACATCCGTCCCAATTAA
- a CDS encoding GAF domain-containing SpoIIE family protein phosphatase, with protein MIKFPNINIGRILILVTVLTWLGLLFVDLLRLFGTVNRMNLGIAHEITWTLEIIFFVLVYLFYSRSIERSEQNNFIQLIWRAASTGLIVIGVAFLIRVFYILLDDTRLSTDPLLGNFFYHVNFGLTTLFLISCSLLWKKLILYQKNKNTVQQWQIYEVMLLVSMFYVYFNQNTFDFTFLFGLVFLLIFGVIISVNLKWIPYLTFKDKWKSILFFVIILITTSFLFMQSLSHQSHHAEINLMDNLFLMGLFGFVFVYSLFSFLVTLFNLPTSSVFEQKLTEAINFQKLSQSIQPGQSETQVLDILVDSCMSAAYADAAWLEIVDEENQLQILHQRFVTNMDRKEIKALMDKNKVFSSFLSLRKPSATDHVNSGVEHDLYKSALVVPIWVNKSLLGYLFLLKEVKNGFNKEMLNIVTTFVGQASISVENHRLLNEAIKNERYKEELKIAQRVQRSLLPSALHHNSHFDIFGFSEAADEVGGDYYETYQFDENRFALIIGDVSGKGLSAAFNMSQMKGVFHSLVQLDLSPKEFLSKANNALSSCLAKNLFITTTYYLIDTAKATITFCRAGHCPTLYYDSKAGEAGYITLEGMGLGILRSDKYPEYLHEKTIHYQPGDILVMYTDGIIESKDQNGEEFGYERLKEVLNTYKDQSPEKIKNHLIQAVYEFVGEAALPDDDYSLMVLKFLEQH; from the coding sequence ATGATCAAATTTCCCAACATAAATATCGGAAGAATATTAATCCTGGTGACCGTTCTCACCTGGTTGGGATTGCTTTTTGTAGACTTGCTCCGTCTTTTCGGAACGGTTAATCGTATGAACCTGGGCATTGCCCATGAAATTACATGGACACTGGAAATCATTTTTTTTGTCTTGGTCTATTTGTTCTATTCACGATCCATCGAACGCAGCGAGCAAAATAACTTTATCCAACTCATCTGGCGAGCCGCTTCTACAGGCTTGATTGTCATTGGAGTGGCGTTTTTGATCAGGGTGTTTTATATCCTACTGGACGATACACGCCTTAGTACAGATCCCCTTTTGGGAAATTTCTTTTACCATGTCAACTTCGGGTTGACGACCTTGTTTCTTATTTCGTGTTCTTTGTTGTGGAAAAAGCTCATTTTATACCAAAAGAACAAGAATACCGTCCAACAATGGCAAATATATGAAGTCATGCTCTTAGTGAGTATGTTTTATGTATACTTTAACCAGAATACCTTTGATTTCACCTTCCTTTTTGGCTTGGTGTTCTTGCTGATTTTTGGGGTTATCATATCGGTAAACCTCAAATGGATTCCTTACCTGACCTTTAAGGACAAGTGGAAGTCCATTCTGTTTTTTGTGATTATCCTGATCACGACCTCCTTTCTCTTCATGCAATCCCTGAGCCATCAAAGCCATCATGCAGAAATTAACCTGATGGACAATTTGTTTTTGATGGGGCTTTTTGGGTTTGTGTTTGTTTATTCACTGTTTAGTTTTTTGGTGACGCTCTTTAATCTACCGACCTCGTCGGTTTTTGAACAGAAGCTTACTGAAGCGATCAACTTTCAAAAACTAAGCCAATCGATACAGCCCGGCCAAAGTGAAACCCAAGTGTTGGACATATTGGTGGACAGTTGCATGAGTGCCGCTTATGCCGATGCGGCTTGGCTAGAAATAGTGGACGAAGAAAACCAGCTGCAAATCCTGCACCAGCGGTTTGTGACCAATATGGACCGTAAGGAAATCAAGGCCCTGATGGACAAAAATAAAGTCTTCAGTAGTTTTCTAAGCTTGAGGAAGCCGTCTGCCACAGACCATGTCAATAGCGGTGTGGAGCATGACCTTTACAAGTCGGCTTTGGTGGTGCCGATATGGGTAAATAAAAGCCTCTTGGGATACCTTTTCTTGCTTAAAGAGGTGAAGAACGGCTTTAACAAGGAGATGCTTAATATCGTGACCACTTTTGTGGGACAGGCAAGCATTTCTGTCGAGAACCACCGGTTGCTTAACGAAGCCATCAAGAATGAACGCTATAAAGAGGAGTTGAAAATTGCCCAACGGGTACAGCGCAGCTTGCTGCCGTCTGCGCTACATCATAACAGCCACTTCGATATTTTTGGGTTTTCTGAGGCGGCCGATGAAGTAGGTGGAGACTATTACGAAACGTATCAATTTGATGAAAACCGGTTTGCCCTGATCATCGGAGATGTGTCCGGGAAAGGGCTTTCAGCGGCTTTTAACATGTCACAAATGAAAGGGGTCTTCCACAGCTTGGTACAGCTGGACCTTTCGCCCAAGGAATTCCTCTCAAAGGCCAATAATGCCTTGAGCAGCTGCTTGGCCAAGAACCTGTTTATCACGACTACCTATTATTTGATTGATACGGCAAAGGCCACCATTACCTTTTGCAGGGCTGGACATTGTCCCACGCTTTATTATGACAGTAAGGCAGGCGAGGCCGGTTACATTACCTTGGAGGGCATGGGCTTGGGGATTTTGCGGAGCGATAAATATCCTGAATACTTGCATGAAAAGACCATTCATTATCAGCCTGGAGACATTTTGGTCATGTATACCGATGGAATTATCGAGAGTAAGGATCAAAATGGGGAAGAGTTTGGTTATGAGAGACTAAAAGAAGTACTGAATACTTATAAGGATCAATCACCTGAGAAAATCAAAAATCACCTAATTCAAGCGGTTTATGAATTTGTGGGAGAAGCCGCTTTACCCGACGATGATTATTCCCTCATGGTATTAAAATTCTTAGAACAACATTAG
- a CDS encoding peptidylprolyl isomerase, giving the protein MKTTYQCLWVLGLLVACSPNSKVSQSTPLSDEPQYLLTVGNENVFAEEFMHMLSKNRAFDKEEDKLSKTEFEENFELFLNYKLKVKEAEALGMDESVEFQREFTAFKEDLKQPYILETSLQEGEIRKAYARMQEVVHAQHILLRFPANASREDSVAVYRMALKIKERASDGEAFTVLAMEYSQDPSVKSNKGDLGYFTSLQMVYPFEDAVYQLKPGQISDPVLTDFGYHVIKLLDRKPNPGQVKVSHILIRTDPADPLSEDRARRKITDIYAALQKEDTSWEEVCQLFSEDTNTKEKGGELPWFGVGAFLKEFEEAAFGLSEIGEISSPVKTSYGYHIIRLEDEKPLASYEEMEESLKSKILRDSRSGLINSQVMAIQKSRYQFRENTPVITAARTAISEQSKSLKDLRNTYTAQNLMDSTLFTIEEHGKTVADFVGFVERDEVVVKVGKRTPFDAWFGKFVETSLDQAEEADLLANNDDFRLLVNEYREGILLFNLMNERVWQRALTDTAGLKEYFASHRDQYTWGARTEALIVSVLAPEAAAPIKAFLTDKPYQPGLKTSLVDHLDSLSTLSYQVEEGVFEVENKPVLQEIEIQSGLQEVTVKNKRYIVLLGKQYPAGPKAFEETRGKVIQDYQEHLNETLISLLKQNFIIQVNEDEKARVENIVVGQH; this is encoded by the coding sequence ATGAAAACTACATACCAGTGTCTTTGGGTGTTGGGTTTATTGGTGGCTTGTTCCCCAAACTCCAAGGTTTCGCAGAGCACTCCACTATCAGATGAACCGCAGTATCTGCTCACCGTGGGCAATGAAAATGTGTTCGCGGAGGAGTTTATGCACATGCTTTCGAAGAATAGGGCATTTGACAAGGAGGAGGATAAGCTCAGCAAAACCGAGTTTGAAGAGAATTTCGAGCTGTTCCTAAACTATAAGCTCAAGGTGAAAGAGGCGGAAGCGCTGGGCATGGATGAATCTGTGGAGTTTCAGCGAGAGTTTACGGCATTCAAGGAAGATTTAAAGCAGCCGTATATTTTGGAGACTTCCCTGCAGGAAGGGGAGATCAGAAAGGCTTATGCCAGAATGCAGGAAGTCGTTCATGCCCAACATATCTTATTGCGTTTTCCGGCAAATGCGAGCCGTGAGGACTCTGTGGCGGTTTACCGAATGGCGCTGAAAATCAAAGAAAGGGCTTCCGATGGAGAAGCATTTACGGTCTTGGCAATGGAGTATTCACAGGATCCATCGGTCAAAAGCAATAAAGGCGATTTGGGATATTTCACTTCCTTGCAGATGGTGTATCCCTTTGAGGATGCCGTGTATCAGTTGAAACCCGGCCAAATTTCTGATCCGGTGTTGACAGATTTTGGGTATCACGTGATCAAGCTCCTGGACAGGAAGCCCAATCCCGGTCAAGTCAAAGTGTCCCACATTCTGATCCGGACAGATCCTGCCGATCCACTTTCAGAAGACCGGGCACGAAGAAAAATTACGGACATCTATGCCGCCCTCCAAAAGGAAGATACCAGTTGGGAAGAGGTGTGTCAGCTATTTTCAGAAGATACCAATACCAAAGAAAAGGGAGGCGAACTGCCTTGGTTTGGCGTGGGAGCCTTTTTAAAGGAATTTGAGGAGGCGGCTTTTGGGCTGAGCGAAATTGGGGAGATCTCCTCCCCGGTGAAGACTTCCTATGGCTATCACATTATCCGCTTGGAGGATGAAAAGCCCCTGGCTTCATATGAAGAAATGGAGGAAAGCCTTAAATCCAAAATCCTGAGGGACAGTCGGTCAGGACTTATCAACAGCCAAGTGATGGCCATCCAAAAATCGCGGTACCAATTTAGGGAAAATACTCCGGTCATTACTGCGGCAAGGACAGCAATCTCCGAGCAGTCCAAGTCACTTAAGGATCTTCGAAATACCTATACTGCCCAAAACTTGATGGACAGTACGTTGTTTACCATCGAAGAACATGGCAAGACCGTGGCCGATTTTGTGGGTTTTGTAGAGCGGGACGAAGTGGTCGTAAAAGTGGGAAAAAGAACGCCTTTCGATGCGTGGTTTGGGAAATTTGTGGAGACCTCACTGGATCAAGCGGAGGAGGCAGATCTCTTGGCCAATAACGATGATTTCCGATTGCTGGTAAATGAATACCGCGAAGGGATTTTGCTGTTTAATCTCATGAATGAGCGGGTTTGGCAGCGGGCTTTAACAGATACGGCAGGACTGAAGGAGTATTTTGCAAGTCACCGGGATCAATACACGTGGGGAGCCCGTACCGAGGCACTGATCGTGTCGGTATTAGCGCCAGAGGCAGCCGCACCCATAAAGGCATTCTTGACGGATAAGCCTTACCAACCTGGATTAAAAACATCACTGGTGGATCATTTGGACAGTCTTTCGACGTTATCATATCAGGTGGAAGAAGGAGTATTTGAAGTCGAGAATAAGCCTGTCCTGCAAGAAATTGAAATTCAGTCGGGACTTCAGGAAGTTACCGTAAAGAATAAACGTTATATTGTCCTTTTGGGCAAGCAATATCCAGCGGGACCCAAAGCGTTCGAGGAAACCCGCGGAAAGGTAATCCAAGATTATCAAGAACATTTGAACGAAACATTAATCAGCTTACTGAAGCAGAATTTTATCATCCAGGTCAATGAGGATGAAAAAGCGAGAGTCGAAAATATCGTTGTTGGGCAGCACTAG
- a CDS encoding peptidyl-prolyl cis-trans isomerase, whose protein sequence is MKKRESKISLLGSTSSVVLFLFMAAGVVSSCGFFKVKSEEDTAANSSPAVASVDDIYLRQSDLDFVTREATSASDSTDLANRYVQSWVKKHLMIKEASQKVSVSKAELDKKLLDYKYALIVYEYEKAYIEENLNREVSDEEVNAYYEENIHNFTLKEIIVRANFIKMNKSLPQNNQANRLLNQSGEAAKLELRELAIKSAANYFLEDSTWVKFDEIITNTPLAENQNKVQLLTRGKPLIKVEDDQYNYYFKVLEYKLRDQVPPVEFVRDEISKIIVNKRKVNLAEDLQNEVYSRAKGNNEFKIYE, encoded by the coding sequence ATGAAAAAGCGAGAGTCGAAAATATCGTTGTTGGGCAGCACTAGCAGTGTGGTGTTATTCCTGTTCATGGCGGCGGGAGTGGTGTCTAGCTGTGGCTTCTTCAAGGTGAAATCCGAAGAAGATACCGCGGCCAATAGCAGCCCTGCCGTGGCTTCCGTGGATGACATCTATTTACGCCAATCGGATCTGGATTTTGTGACACGGGAAGCGACCAGTGCCAGTGATAGCACGGATTTGGCCAATCGCTATGTCCAGTCATGGGTGAAGAAGCACCTTATGATCAAGGAGGCCAGCCAAAAAGTTTCAGTCAGTAAAGCGGAGCTCGATAAGAAGCTATTGGACTATAAATATGCGTTAATTGTGTATGAGTATGAAAAGGCGTATATCGAGGAAAACCTAAACAGGGAAGTTTCCGATGAAGAGGTCAATGCCTATTACGAAGAAAATATCCATAATTTTACACTCAAGGAAATCATCGTGCGGGCCAATTTCATCAAAATGAACAAATCGCTTCCCCAAAATAACCAAGCGAACCGTCTTTTAAACCAATCCGGTGAAGCCGCCAAACTTGAATTGCGGGAATTGGCGATAAAGTCGGCAGCCAACTATTTTCTGGAAGATTCCACTTGGGTGAAATTTGATGAGATCATCACCAATACGCCTTTGGCAGAAAACCAGAATAAAGTACAGCTGCTTACCAGGGGGAAGCCCCTGATAAAGGTTGAGGATGATCAGTATAACTACTATTTCAAGGTGCTGGAATACAAGCTCCGGGATCAGGTGCCTCCAGTGGAATTTGTCAGGGATGAGATTTCTAAAATCATTGTCAATAAAAGAAAAGTAAACCTAGCAGAAGACCTTCAAAATGAAGTTTATTCGAGGGCAAAAGGTAATAATGAATTTAAAATATATGAATAA